A window of the Acidithiobacillus thiooxidans ATCC 19377 genome harbors these coding sequences:
- a CDS encoding glycine cleavage system protein R, with protein MSQALLTVIGEDRPGIVAAVTQALFTADCSIGDASMMRLGGYFTIMQVIDYSRDLGSVEMALDPAIKRLNLRVHLDPISSVAVAADLPNTRVTVYGADHPGIVAGVTGALAAIGFNVIDLESESSGSAERPLYVMVIQGYAPDGIESVRKAVLPLREKQGVEVGVHPIEAAVF; from the coding sequence ATGAGTCAAGCGCTTCTCACCGTCATCGGCGAAGATCGCCCCGGTATTGTCGCAGCTGTCACCCAGGCGCTGTTTACGGCGGACTGCTCCATTGGTGATGCTTCCATGATGCGTCTGGGCGGCTATTTCACCATCATGCAGGTCATTGACTACAGCAGGGACCTGGGCTCTGTGGAAATGGCCCTGGATCCTGCCATCAAGCGCCTGAATTTACGGGTACACCTGGATCCTATCTCCAGTGTTGCGGTCGCGGCAGATCTGCCCAACACCCGGGTCACAGTGTATGGGGCCGATCATCCGGGTATTGTGGCCGGAGTAACCGGCGCCCTGGCCGCCATCGGTTTTAATGTGATTGATCTGGAAAGCGAAAGCTCCGGAAGCGCCGAGCGGCCACTGTACGTCATGGTCATTCAGGGTTATGCCCCCGATGGCATTGAAAGCGTGCGCAAGGCGGTTTTGCCCCTGCGCGAAAAACAAGGGGTAGAAGTGGGTGTCCACCCCATTGAAGCGGCCGTATTCTGA
- the rfbB gene encoding dTDP-glucose 4,6-dehydratase, giving the protein MTATSSASPAEKRLLVTGAAGFIGSNFCHYWLKNHPHGILVAYDVLSYAGNRHNLDGLETHPDFHFVQGDINDAALLESSLRAHDINVIVHFAAESHVDRSIHDPDAFIQTNIVGTHTLLKVAKSLWLDGPEGPVPHRFHHISTDEVYGTLGPQDPAFREDTPYAPNSPYAASKAGSDHLVRAYQHTYGLSTTTSNCSNNYGPYHFPEKLIPLIIVNILHNKALPIYGDGQQIRDWLYVEDHCRGIAAILDEGREGESYNIGGCNEWANIDIVQLVCRKMDALFAGNPRWAEQYPQAAPALGHRSEELIQYVRDRPGHDRRYAIDAEKITRELAFAPAVDFPTGIQRTILWYLEHPQWWQQVMDGSYRHWLDTQYGAE; this is encoded by the coding sequence ATGACCGCAACCTCTTCTGCATCGCCCGCTGAAAAACGCCTGCTGGTCACCGGTGCCGCCGGTTTTATTGGCAGCAATTTCTGTCACTACTGGCTGAAGAATCATCCTCATGGGATTCTGGTCGCTTATGATGTCCTCAGCTACGCCGGTAACCGCCATAATCTCGACGGACTGGAAACGCATCCCGATTTTCATTTTGTTCAGGGTGACATCAATGATGCGGCATTGCTTGAAAGTAGCCTGCGTGCCCATGACATCAATGTCATTGTGCACTTTGCTGCGGAAAGCCACGTCGATCGCTCCATTCATGATCCTGATGCTTTTATCCAGACCAATATCGTCGGCACCCATACGCTCCTCAAAGTGGCGAAATCGCTCTGGCTGGATGGTCCTGAAGGCCCTGTTCCCCATCGTTTTCATCATATTTCCACCGATGAAGTCTACGGCACCCTCGGACCCCAAGACCCTGCCTTTCGCGAAGACACCCCTTATGCGCCCAATTCTCCCTATGCCGCCAGCAAGGCGGGCTCCGACCATCTGGTCCGTGCCTATCAGCATACCTACGGATTAAGCACGACGACCAGCAACTGCTCCAACAATTACGGGCCTTATCATTTTCCCGAAAAACTTATCCCGCTGATCATCGTCAATATTCTTCACAATAAAGCCCTGCCCATTTACGGCGATGGTCAGCAGATTCGCGACTGGCTCTATGTAGAAGATCACTGCCGGGGGATCGCCGCTATTCTTGATGAGGGCCGGGAAGGCGAAAGCTACAATATTGGTGGATGTAACGAATGGGCCAATATCGACATTGTGCAACTGGTCTGCCGGAAGATGGACGCATTATTCGCCGGTAATCCCCGCTGGGCCGAACAATACCCCCAGGCCGCCCCGGCACTGGGACACCGCAGCGAAGAGCTGATTCAGTATGTTCGTGACCGCCCCGGTCATGATCGCCGCTATGCCATTGATGCGGAAAAAATCACCCGGGAATTGGCTTTTGCACCTGCGGTGGATTTTCCCACCGGCATTCAGCGCACCATCCTCTGGTACCTGGAGCATCCGCAATGGTGGCAACAGGTCATGGATGGCAGTTATCGTCACTGGCTGGACACCCAATACGGAGCCGAATAA
- a CDS encoding RuBisCO large subunit C-terminal-like domain-containing protein yields MSAYIEVDYQFPAGVDAQRQAQAIAIGQTAGSWDARFQHREEQLRGHLAEVRAVHDLPEGRHLATIRFPAENVDGRMGSLLTMIFGKYSLAGPAKVMSIRLPEGYGQSCRFGLAGIREKLNVAERPLIMAIFKPALGLSAGDHAEILAEVAMAGLDIIKDDEILPDLPSAATLARWEACAPIIEARRDRTGRDLLYAMNLSGDARQVHELARQLVARGANALLLNVLAYGFPMLEALAADPEVNVPIFAHPALAGAWCAAPDHGFAYAAILGTAMSCAGADAVLYPAHYGSLPFPEADEQAIVAALRARGVAPVPSAGVHPGMLDAILEDYGPELILNAGTGIMDHPMGPSSGVLAFHEGLERWQEGASLKLSDLPAGPLRAAVEKWGAA; encoded by the coding sequence ATGAGTGCCTACATAGAGGTGGATTACCAGTTTCCTGCCGGGGTTGATGCGCAGCGGCAGGCTCAGGCCATTGCCATCGGGCAGACTGCCGGAAGCTGGGACGCGCGCTTTCAGCATCGGGAAGAACAGCTTCGCGGGCATCTTGCTGAAGTGCGGGCAGTACATGACTTACCCGAGGGGCGACACCTGGCGACCATCCGTTTTCCCGCCGAAAATGTGGATGGACGCATGGGTAGCCTGCTGACCATGATTTTCGGGAAATATTCTCTGGCGGGCCCGGCCAAGGTCATGTCCATACGCTTACCTGAAGGGTATGGGCAATCCTGTCGCTTTGGTCTGGCGGGTATCCGCGAAAAACTGAACGTAGCCGAGCGCCCCCTGATTATGGCTATTTTCAAGCCCGCTCTGGGGCTGAGTGCCGGGGACCATGCCGAAATTCTGGCGGAAGTGGCGATGGCCGGTCTGGACATCATCAAAGATGATGAAATTCTGCCGGACCTGCCCTCAGCCGCGACGCTGGCCCGCTGGGAAGCCTGTGCACCCATTATTGAGGCGCGTCGCGATCGCACCGGGCGGGATCTACTTTACGCCATGAATCTTTCCGGCGATGCCCGGCAGGTTCATGAACTGGCCCGGCAACTGGTTGCCCGTGGTGCCAACGCCCTGCTCCTGAATGTGCTTGCCTATGGATTCCCCATGCTGGAAGCCCTGGCAGCAGATCCGGAAGTGAACGTCCCGATTTTTGCGCATCCGGCTCTGGCCGGGGCCTGGTGCGCTGCACCCGATCATGGTTTTGCCTATGCGGCCATACTGGGGACGGCAATGTCCTGTGCCGGTGCAGATGCGGTTCTTTATCCGGCCCATTATGGCAGTTTGCCTTTTCCGGAGGCGGACGAGCAGGCCATTGTTGCGGCCTTACGGGCGCGGGGCGTGGCGCCAGTTCCCTCGGCGGGGGTGCACCCCGGTATGTTGGATGCCATTCTGGAAGATTACGGCCCGGAGCTTATTCTCAACGCCGGTACCGGCATTATGGATCATCCCATGGGACCCTCCAGCGGCGTGCTGGCCTTTCATGAAGGGCTGGAGCGCTGGCAGGAGGGTGCTTCCCTGAAGCTGTCTGATCTGCCCGCCGGACCTTTGCGGGCGGCCGTGGAAAAATGGGGGGCTGCCTGA
- the mtnB gene encoding methylthioribulose 1-phosphate dehydratase — translation MHHEDLRQELALAARSFYERGWMLGTAGNLSARMAEEAFWITASGRPKDLLDTEDFVSVNLQGEVLLAPGGRKPSAETSIHQVIYQHIPEARVIFHVHSIEANLCGHFARNGQLRLPPLEMLKGLGVPDAEPEIDLPVFANHQDVARIAKDMDTAFTQAIPPVPGALIHQHGVTAWGSDLLSARHHLELLEYCFRYLVQAKALAIGVQA, via the coding sequence ATGCACCATGAAGATTTGCGACAGGAGCTGGCACTGGCTGCCCGAAGCTTTTATGAAAGAGGCTGGATGCTGGGAACAGCCGGTAATTTATCGGCGCGCATGGCTGAAGAGGCTTTCTGGATTACCGCCAGTGGCCGTCCCAAGGACTTGCTGGACACCGAAGATTTTGTTTCCGTAAACCTCCAGGGAGAAGTGCTGCTTGCTCCCGGCGGACGTAAACCTTCGGCAGAAACTTCCATCCATCAGGTGATTTATCAGCATATTCCTGAAGCCCGGGTGATTTTTCATGTGCATTCCATTGAGGCCAATCTCTGCGGACATTTCGCCAGAAACGGGCAACTCCGTCTGCCGCCGCTGGAAATGCTCAAGGGACTGGGGGTTCCCGATGCGGAACCCGAAATTGATCTGCCGGTTTTTGCCAATCATCAGGATGTTGCCCGCATTGCCAAAGATATGGATACTGCTTTTACGCAAGCCATTCCTCCGGTGCCCGGTGCGCTGATTCACCAGCATGGCGTGACTGCCTGGGGGAGCGATTTGTTGTCTGCACGCCATCACCTGGAATTGCTGGAATATTGTTTTCGTTATCTCGTACAGGCTAAAGCCCTCGCTATAGGAGTTCAGGCATGA
- the rfbD gene encoding dTDP-4-dehydrorhamnose reductase: MTTAGSGIKRVLLFGANGQLGWELQRHRPEAVELCALSRTQADIAIQEQVEQAAENFQPDLIINAAAYTAVDLAESESETAYAINRDGAVHCAEAARKHSVRLIHISTDFVFDGSQATPYQPDSIRHPLGVYGASKAAGEIEIVRILGSNALILRTAWVYSTHGKNFVKTMLRLMSERDSLGVVGDQIGSPTWAAGLAAAIWRACAQPEFKGIQHWTDAGVASWYDFAVAIQEEALALGLLQRSIPIGMIPASAYPTPARRPACAVLDKSISYATLGAAPHWRQALRQMLTDNDSD, translated from the coding sequence ATGACCACCGCCGGATCCGGAATCAAACGCGTCCTGTTGTTTGGTGCCAATGGACAGTTAGGCTGGGAACTCCAACGTCACCGTCCTGAGGCCGTCGAACTATGCGCCTTGTCTCGCACCCAGGCAGATATTGCCATTCAGGAACAGGTGGAGCAGGCTGCCGAGAATTTTCAGCCCGACCTCATCATCAACGCCGCCGCTTATACTGCCGTTGATCTTGCTGAGTCGGAATCGGAAACAGCCTATGCCATCAATCGGGATGGTGCCGTTCATTGTGCAGAGGCTGCCCGTAAACATTCTGTCCGGCTCATCCATATTTCCACGGATTTTGTATTTGATGGGAGTCAGGCGACCCCTTATCAGCCGGACAGTATCCGTCATCCGCTCGGCGTATACGGTGCCAGCAAAGCTGCCGGCGAGATAGAGATTGTCCGTATTCTGGGGAGCAATGCGCTCATTTTACGGACCGCCTGGGTGTACAGCACCCACGGTAAAAATTTTGTCAAAACCATGTTGCGGCTGATGTCAGAGCGGGACTCTCTGGGGGTGGTTGGTGACCAGATTGGCAGCCCTACCTGGGCGGCAGGTTTGGCGGCGGCCATCTGGAGGGCCTGCGCGCAACCGGAATTCAAAGGCATTCAGCATTGGACGGATGCCGGAGTGGCCTCCTGGTACGATTTTGCGGTCGCAATTCAGGAAGAAGCCCTGGCTTTGGGTCTGCTCCAGCGTAGCATCCCCATCGGTATGATTCCCGCCAGCGCCTACCCAACCCCGGCCCGACGCCCCGCCTGCGCGGTACTGGATAAAAGTATCAGCTATGCGACGTTAGGTGCGGCTCCACATTGGCGTCAGGCACTGCGGCAAATGCTCACCGATAACGATTCTGATTAG
- the def gene encoding peptide deformylase: protein MTVLSILTYPDARLQRKAEAVQVFDDELLKFVGDLSETMYAGPGGVGIAAPQVDRHQRIVIVDVRPKLGDDCHGLMVLINPELMAWEGMAVGREGCMSVPDFTGNVIRAERIRVQAQDVSGRERSFECEGFEARAVQHEMDHLDGFLFLDRLVSRKTDLFRRKNYQKS from the coding sequence ATGACGGTACTGTCCATCCTCACCTATCCCGATGCGCGGCTGCAGCGCAAGGCCGAAGCCGTCCAGGTTTTTGACGATGAGCTGCTAAAATTTGTCGGGGATTTGTCCGAAACCATGTACGCCGGTCCGGGCGGCGTCGGTATTGCCGCCCCTCAGGTAGATCGCCATCAGCGCATTGTCATTGTCGATGTGCGTCCCAAACTGGGGGATGATTGCCATGGTCTGATGGTGCTCATCAACCCCGAACTGATGGCCTGGGAAGGCATGGCTGTGGGCCGCGAGGGCTGCATGTCGGTCCCGGATTTTACCGGCAATGTTATCCGTGCCGAGCGCATTCGGGTGCAGGCCCAGGACGTGTCGGGACGCGAGCGCAGTTTTGAATGTGAAGGCTTTGAGGCGCGGGCGGTGCAGCATGAAATGGACCATCTCGACGGTTTTCTGTTTCTGGACCGCCTGGTTTCACGAAAAACCGATCTGTTCCGCCGCAAGAATTATCAGAAATCCTAA
- a CDS encoding HAD-IB family phosphatase — MLSKAIFCDFDGTITELEIFVALMRHFAPEAAAQVLPEIYAQRLGLREGLPRILEGIPSQRWPEMEDFVRGTVLRPGLEHLLASAREAAVPFIVVTGGFTRMAEIVLEPYRADIHAIHGLEVDCSGPTLRVFSPWQDAHELVAKRQVLAHYQPRTALCIGDSITDLRVARDCPLVCARDRLAQYLQEEGKAFIPFETLDDVNAALAARGWWKEGADAP; from the coding sequence ATGTTGTCCAAAGCCATTTTCTGTGATTTTGATGGAACCATCACGGAGCTGGAGATTTTTGTGGCCTTGATGCGGCATTTCGCCCCGGAGGCTGCCGCACAGGTTCTCCCGGAAATATATGCGCAACGCTTGGGGCTGCGGGAAGGATTACCCCGGATCCTGGAAGGCATTCCTTCCCAACGCTGGCCGGAAATGGAAGACTTTGTCCGGGGTACAGTCTTGCGTCCCGGTCTGGAACATTTACTGGCTTCCGCCCGCGAGGCGGCTGTGCCTTTTATTGTAGTGACGGGTGGCTTTACCCGCATGGCAGAAATCGTCCTGGAACCTTATCGCGCCGATATTCACGCGATTCACGGGCTGGAAGTGGATTGCTCCGGCCCGACTTTGCGGGTTTTTTCGCCCTGGCAGGATGCGCATGAACTGGTCGCCAAACGTCAGGTGCTCGCCCATTATCAGCCCCGGACGGCGCTCTGCATTGGCGATTCCATCACCGATCTGCGGGTGGCGCGCGACTGCCCTCTGGTTTGTGCCCGTGATCGGCTGGCGCAATATCTGCAGGAAGAGGGCAAGGCTTTCATTCCCTTTGAAACGCTGGATGACGTCAATGCTGCCCTGGCAGCACGCGGTTGGTGGAAGGAGGGTGCCGATGCACCATGA